One part of the Algibacter sp. L1A34 genome encodes these proteins:
- a CDS encoding right-handed parallel beta-helix repeat-containing protein — protein sequence MKNIYPIIIFLICFLPLNAQVEFYVSPTGNHTNSGAKNQPFASLIEARDAIRHHKETSKKNQSYTVIIQDGHYSMMEPLELGPQDSGKEKFPVIYKAEKGAKPIFSGGKIIDGFTVNSNGIWEVKIPESVYYNWRFDQLYVNHKRATLARTPNKGFIELDTVTQNIWKQGQGKVADKAEQKLFFDKEAFESLSGITAENMGQVRFKAYHKWDYTLRYIDAINKDSLSITTSGKGMKPWNPLKKGRRVVFENYKAALDAPGEWFLSEEGILYYMPKAGKTPENSTVIVPVLEQLVAVKGNASEGNYVEYIHFEGLSFEYCHYRIPATGSEPNQAAAVLNAAINVEGARNITFSNGEISKIGQHALWFGKGVSHSIVENSYMHNLGGGGVYLGGFKASNSKKALGGKEHTHHITVNNNIIQTGGQEFPAAVGVWVGHSSDSNIMHNDIGNFYYTGISVGWVWGYKPSLAKRNRIAYNHIHHIGWDLLSDMAAIYTLGASEGTVVENNLIHHIHSYSYGGWGMYADEGSSGIVFRNNLVYNTKTGGFQENYGKENIVKNNILAFAKKYQMQCTIAEEHKSFTFTHNIVLFNEGMVAKGAWDDVIAEIDYNIYWNTNGNEYDFNKHSFRNWRKKGFDKHSFLIDPKFKNPLQADFHFKSKKNYKKINFIPFNYSEAGVVGDKYWKQKAKLSNSIIESFDLAVQKNIIENPKRG from the coding sequence ATGAAAAATATTTACCCCATAATTATATTTTTAATCTGTTTCTTACCACTTAATGCGCAAGTAGAGTTTTATGTATCTCCAACAGGGAATCATACAAATTCTGGTGCTAAAAATCAGCCTTTTGCTAGTTTGATAGAAGCTCGTGATGCTATTAGACATCACAAAGAAACGTCAAAAAAAAATCAATCTTATACGGTTATTATTCAAGACGGACATTATAGCATGATGGAGCCCTTGGAATTAGGACCACAAGATAGTGGAAAAGAAAAATTCCCCGTTATTTATAAAGCTGAAAAAGGAGCCAAACCTATTTTTAGTGGAGGTAAAATAATAGATGGCTTTACAGTGAACTCAAACGGGATTTGGGAAGTGAAAATCCCAGAAAGTGTTTATTACAATTGGAGGTTCGATCAATTATATGTTAATCATAAACGTGCAACCTTAGCAAGAACACCAAATAAGGGGTTTATAGAATTAGATACTGTAACGCAAAATATTTGGAAACAAGGCCAAGGAAAAGTCGCCGATAAGGCAGAGCAAAAATTATTTTTTGATAAAGAAGCATTCGAGTCTTTATCTGGGATTACAGCGGAAAACATGGGGCAAGTAAGGTTCAAGGCCTATCATAAATGGGATTATACATTGCGCTATATTGATGCTATAAATAAAGATAGTTTGTCTATAACCACTTCAGGAAAAGGAATGAAACCTTGGAATCCATTAAAAAAAGGAAGACGTGTTGTTTTTGAAAACTATAAAGCGGCTTTAGATGCTCCGGGAGAATGGTTTTTAAGTGAAGAAGGAATTTTATACTACATGCCAAAAGCAGGAAAAACACCGGAGAATTCAACGGTGATAGTGCCCGTTTTGGAGCAATTAGTAGCTGTAAAAGGAAATGCTTCTGAAGGTAATTATGTTGAATATATCCATTTTGAAGGTTTGAGTTTTGAGTATTGTCACTACAGAATACCTGCAACGGGTTCAGAACCTAACCAAGCAGCTGCTGTTTTAAATGCTGCTATTAATGTAGAAGGCGCAAGAAATATTACATTTTCTAACGGAGAAATTTCAAAAATTGGCCAACATGCCTTATGGTTTGGAAAAGGGGTTAGTCATTCTATTGTAGAAAATAGTTATATGCATAATCTTGGTGGAGGTGGTGTTTATTTGGGAGGTTTTAAAGCTTCAAATTCAAAAAAAGCATTAGGAGGAAAGGAGCATACACACCATATTACTGTGAACAATAATATTATACAAACAGGCGGGCAAGAATTTCCTGCGGCTGTTGGTGTTTGGGTTGGTCATAGTTCTGATAGTAATATAATGCATAACGATATAGGAAACTTTTATTATACAGGTATTTCCGTAGGTTGGGTTTGGGGTTATAAGCCTAGTTTAGCCAAACGTAATAGAATTGCTTATAATCATATCCATCATATTGGTTGGGATTTATTAAGTGATATGGCTGCAATTTATACTTTGGGAGCTTCAGAAGGTACGGTGGTCGAAAATAATTTGATTCATCATATACATTCGTATTCTTACGGTGGCTGGGGCATGTATGCAGATGAAGGTTCTTCTGGAATAGTGTTCAGAAATAATTTAGTTTATAATACCAAAACAGGTGGTTTTCAAGAAAATTATGGCAAAGAAAATATTGTAAAAAACAACATATTGGCTTTTGCTAAAAAATATCAGATGCAATGCACTATTGCCGAAGAACACAAATCGTTTACGTTCACACATAATATTGTTTTGTTTAATGAAGGAATGGTTGCAAAAGGTGCTTGGGATGATGTAATTGCAGAAATAGATTATAATATATATTGGAATACAAATGGAAATGAATACGATTTTAATAAGCACTCTTTTAGAAATTGGCGTAAAAAAGGTTTTGATAAGCATAGCTTTTTAATCGATCCAAAATTTAAGAACCCGTTACAAGCTGATTTTCATTTTAAGAGTAAAAAAAATTATAAAAAAATAAATTTTATACCGTTTAATTATTCCGAAGCAGGTGTTGTAGGTGATAAGTATTGGAAACAAAAAGCTAAATTATCTAATTCAATTATTGAGAGTTTTGATTTGGCTGTCCAAAAAAATATCATAGAAAATCCAAAGAGAGGATAA
- a CDS encoding prolyl oligopeptidase family serine peptidase has protein sequence MNLKSLSISVLAFFYSFIVLAQDTIPLTKGLIVGATGEGRRTIIYTDPVFYNFISEENYEPVEHDSVGVNRKGDVEKWEAVTADDKGVFKDRKLRGGYLFVTYNAPAAEVKILEISGHSEVYVNGAPRGGDVYNKHLTFHPIALKKGKNTFLVKGGRGQVNMQLLPVIKPIALLKRDMTIPDFLTTEKDTKTGSIRVLNATVKPLKNLKIITESNGQILETKVPSITPLTMRKVPYLVQDNYTVKDTVRVKVKLFDGNKLIDESSVLYKVKTLEQFYSRTFISDIDGSVQYFSVKEGDLKTEEKPAMFLSLHGASVEARNQAASYKAKDWGHVIAPTNRRNYGFDWEDWGRWDAMEVQAIAEKMYGTDPKRTYLTGHSMGGHGTWQVGVTFPSKWAAIAPISGWYSLFSYANKEKKENPSALEKMFERASHASYTLELSKNYLQQGIYIQHGDADDVVPVEQARFMRNYLGDYHPDFAYLEYPDKKHWFGIDFSTIFDYFKWHTIPENGDVKTFEFRTANPGVSSESRYITLYQQEKQFEFTGVKVTQNIRSEKQIKKAEVLKTRSISIETENLKKFKVDLKHTIASDTLNIIIDSTEFKNLAAQKGKEAWFEKVSNKWTLTETPTNTFEKNPNRYGNFKEAFKNNMLFVYGTTGSKAENAWSFNKARFDAETFYYRGNGAIDIVSDKDFKLSKYKDRSVIIYGNATTNGAWKLLLADSPIQIKRNEVKVGTKSFKGADYGVYFTYPRTDSKMAAVGVVSGTGIKGFKTVTPNRYFSSGVGIPDVMIFTPSTYKEGLKGIKAAGFLGNDWSLEKGDIQLEMN, from the coding sequence ATGAATTTGAAAAGCTTATCTATATCAGTTTTAGCCTTCTTTTATAGTTTTATTGTACTAGCTCAAGACACCATTCCTTTAACAAAAGGATTAATTGTTGGAGCTACAGGTGAAGGGCGACGTACTATTATTTATACAGACCCTGTGTTTTATAACTTTATTTCAGAAGAAAATTATGAGCCTGTAGAACATGATAGCGTTGGTGTAAACCGAAAAGGAGATGTTGAAAAATGGGAAGCAGTAACTGCTGATGATAAAGGAGTTTTTAAAGATAGAAAATTAAGAGGTGGTTATTTATTTGTAACCTACAACGCTCCAGCGGCTGAGGTTAAAATATTAGAGATATCTGGTCATAGTGAAGTTTATGTTAACGGTGCTCCACGTGGGGGAGATGTTTATAACAAACATCTTACTTTTCATCCTATAGCATTAAAAAAAGGAAAGAATACATTTTTAGTAAAAGGCGGTCGCGGACAGGTGAATATGCAATTATTGCCAGTTATTAAACCTATTGCTCTTTTAAAAAGAGATATGACGATTCCTGATTTTTTAACGACGGAAAAGGATACTAAAACGGGATCAATTAGAGTTTTAAATGCGACAGTCAAACCACTGAAAAATCTTAAAATAATTACCGAGTCTAACGGACAAATATTGGAAACAAAAGTACCTTCTATTACGCCGTTAACTATGAGAAAGGTGCCTTATTTGGTTCAGGATAATTATACTGTAAAAGATACGGTTAGAGTAAAAGTAAAATTGTTTGATGGTAATAAATTAATAGATGAATCTTCTGTTTTATACAAAGTAAAAACACTAGAGCAATTCTATTCAAGAACTTTTATTTCAGACATTGATGGTAGTGTTCAGTATTTTTCTGTAAAAGAAGGCGATTTAAAAACAGAGGAAAAACCAGCCATGTTTCTTTCTTTACACGGCGCAAGTGTAGAGGCTAGAAATCAAGCAGCATCTTACAAAGCTAAAGATTGGGGACACGTCATTGCACCTACAAATCGTAGAAATTATGGTTTCGATTGGGAAGATTGGGGACGTTGGGATGCTATGGAAGTACAGGCTATTGCCGAAAAAATGTATGGTACAGATCCTAAACGCACGTATTTAACGGGGCACTCTATGGGCGGTCATGGTACTTGGCAAGTGGGCGTTACTTTTCCTAGTAAATGGGCAGCAATTGCTCCTATTTCTGGGTGGTATTCTTTGTTTTCTTATGCGAATAAAGAGAAAAAAGAAAATCCTTCTGCTTTAGAAAAAATGTTTGAAAGAGCAAGTCATGCGAGTTATACTTTAGAGTTATCTAAAAACTACCTACAACAAGGTATTTATATTCAACACGGAGATGCCGATGATGTAGTACCTGTAGAACAAGCACGTTTTATGAGAAACTATTTGGGCGATTACCATCCCGATTTTGCTTACTTAGAATACCCAGATAAAAAACACTGGTTCGGAATAGATTTTAGCACCATTTTCGATTATTTTAAATGGCATACAATTCCTGAAAATGGCGATGTAAAAACGTTTGAGTTTAGAACAGCAAATCCTGGTGTGTCTTCAGAAAGTAGATATATTACTTTATATCAACAAGAAAAACAATTTGAATTTACTGGTGTAAAAGTCACTCAAAATATACGTAGCGAAAAGCAAATTAAAAAAGCCGAGGTTTTAAAAACGAGAAGTATATCTATTGAAACCGAAAATTTAAAAAAGTTTAAAGTTGATTTAAAACATACTATAGCTTCAGATACATTAAACATAATTATTGATTCTACGGAATTTAAAAATTTAGCTGCTCAAAAAGGAAAAGAAGCTTGGTTTGAAAAAGTGAGCAACAAGTGGACTTTAACAGAAACGCCAACAAATACCTTTGAGAAAAACCCAAACCGATACGGCAATTTTAAAGAGGCTTTTAAAAATAATATGCTGTTTGTTTACGGAACAACAGGTAGTAAAGCAGAAAACGCGTGGTCTTTTAATAAAGCACGTTTTGATGCCGAAACGTTTTATTACAGAGGCAATGGTGCGATAGATATCGTATCGGATAAAGATTTCAAATTATCTAAGTATAAAGATCGATCTGTAATTATTTACGGGAATGCAACCACCAATGGCGCTTGGAAGTTGTTATTAGCCGATAGCCCTATTCAGATAAAAAGAAATGAGGTTAAAGTTGGGACTAAAAGTTTTAAAGGAGCTGACTATGGTGTGTATTTTACCTATCCAAGAACGGATAGCAAAATGGCAGCGGTAGGTGTTGTTTCGGGTACGGGTATCAAAGGATTTAAAACGGTAACGCCTAACAGATATTTTTCTTCTGGAGTAGGTATTCCAGATGTTATGATTTTTACACCATCAACATATAAAGAAGGCTTAAAAGGTATTAAAGCCGCTGGGTTTTTGGGGAACGATTGGAGTCTTGAAAAAGGAGATATTCAATTAGAAATGAACTAA
- a CDS encoding GH92 family glycosyl hydrolase — protein sequence MKIEKMKISVYFCLTLSVLIATSCKPSTKSKDVDENGKEAVDYIDPIIGAITYGKKSKDAHGFGKTFPGAATPFGLVQLSPDTVSDGDNGPGYSYAHSTIEGFSFTHMSGIGWFGDLGNFLVTPTVGKLQTNRGVAKDPESGYRSRFSHDTETTEAGYYAVTLDDYKVKAELTSAPRAGIIRFTYPESDSSRVQIDLARRVGGTSTEQYIRIVNENTIEGWMKCPPEGGGWGAGAGNADYVVYFYCQFSKPLKDYGIWSADLPDVKRKMRWIRKDNYQDSIKNAKIYTDKTEMQGKHLGFYTNFDTKEGEEVLLKSGISFVSVAGAKENLEHDINHWDFDKTRQEARDGWSKAIENIKVEGGTDAEKTIFYTSLYHTLIDPRAFSDVNGNYMGADKKVHQTKDFTYRTIFSGWDVFRSQFPLQTIINPSLVNDEINSLLQMAELSGREYLPRWEMLNSYSGVMLGNPAVSVINDAYQKGIRNYDVEKAFQYSLNTVNNTGNGELGYSNKHISKTLEYAYSDWALSTLAKSLGKNDIAEKYFEKSKNYKNIWNEEVNWFRAKDSSGTWLEWKGKAVHGQGCIESNPYQQGWFVPHDIDGLKELMGGEDAFKNELVSFFENTPEDFLWNNYYNHPNEPVHHVPFMLNEAGVPYLTQKYTRKICSNAYGTDAYGLCGNEDVGQMSAWYVLASIGIHPINPGDNKYQITSPVFSDIEIKLDSKYYTGKTFKIIANNNSEENIYIQSLKLNGKPLDRFWISHEEITQGGVLEMQMGPEPKLN from the coding sequence ATGAAAATTGAGAAAATGAAAATATCGGTTTATTTCTGTTTAACTTTAAGTGTGCTAATAGCTACATCTTGCAAACCTTCAACAAAAAGTAAAGATGTTGATGAAAACGGAAAAGAAGCCGTAGATTATATAGATCCAATTATAGGTGCCATTACTTATGGAAAGAAGTCGAAAGATGCCCATGGTTTTGGAAAAACATTTCCTGGTGCTGCCACACCATTTGGTTTAGTACAATTAAGTCCAGATACGGTTTCAGATGGCGATAATGGTCCTGGATATTCTTATGCACACTCCACGATTGAAGGTTTTAGTTTTACACACATGAGTGGTATTGGGTGGTTTGGCGATTTAGGAAATTTTTTAGTTACACCAACGGTAGGTAAATTACAAACTAATAGAGGTGTGGCTAAAGATCCAGAAAGCGGGTACCGTTCTCGTTTTTCTCATGATACAGAAACTACAGAAGCGGGTTATTATGCGGTAACTTTAGATGATTATAAGGTTAAAGCCGAATTAACATCTGCACCACGAGCAGGAATTATTCGTTTTACGTACCCTGAAAGCGATAGCTCTCGTGTACAGATAGATTTAGCACGTAGAGTAGGAGGAACTTCTACAGAGCAATATATTAGAATTGTAAACGAAAACACCATTGAAGGTTGGATGAAATGTCCGCCAGAAGGTGGTGGTTGGGGCGCTGGTGCTGGTAATGCAGATTACGTTGTATATTTTTATTGTCAGTTTAGTAAGCCTTTAAAAGATTACGGCATTTGGAGTGCAGATTTACCAGATGTAAAAAGAAAAATGCGTTGGATAAGAAAAGATAACTATCAAGATTCAATAAAAAACGCAAAAATTTATACGGATAAAACAGAAATGCAAGGCAAGCATTTAGGTTTTTATACCAATTTCGATACTAAAGAAGGAGAGGAAGTTTTATTAAAAAGTGGAATTTCATTTGTAAGTGTTGCAGGTGCTAAAGAAAATTTAGAACACGATATTAACCACTGGGATTTTGATAAAACAAGACAAGAGGCTCGTGACGGTTGGAGTAAAGCCATTGAAAATATAAAAGTTGAAGGCGGTACCGATGCAGAAAAAACTATTTTTTATACATCGCTTTATCACACATTGATTGATCCTCGTGCTTTTTCAGATGTGAATGGAAATTATATGGGTGCAGATAAAAAAGTGCATCAAACAAAAGATTTTACTTACCGAACTATTTTTAGCGGTTGGGATGTTTTTCGTTCTCAATTTCCTTTACAAACCATTATCAATCCATCTTTAGTAAATGATGAAATTAATTCATTATTACAAATGGCAGAATTAAGCGGACGTGAATATTTACCACGTTGGGAAATGTTAAACTCGTATTCTGGGGTTATGTTGGGGAATCCTGCGGTATCTGTTATTAATGATGCTTACCAAAAAGGTATTCGTAATTACGATGTAGAAAAAGCATTTCAATATTCGTTAAATACTGTCAATAATACAGGGAATGGTGAGTTAGGCTATTCAAATAAGCATATTTCTAAAACCTTAGAGTATGCATATTCAGATTGGGCTTTATCCACACTTGCTAAATCTTTAGGGAAAAATGATATTGCAGAAAAGTATTTTGAGAAAAGTAAAAATTACAAGAATATTTGGAATGAAGAGGTAAACTGGTTTAGAGCCAAAGATAGTTCTGGTACTTGGCTAGAATGGAAAGGAAAAGCAGTGCATGGGCAAGGTTGCATAGAGAGTAATCCCTACCAACAAGGTTGGTTTGTACCACATGATATTGATGGATTAAAAGAACTTATGGGTGGTGAAGACGCGTTTAAAAATGAATTGGTTTCCTTTTTTGAAAACACACCTGAAGATTTCCTTTGGAACAACTATTACAATCATCCAAACGAACCCGTACACCATGTGCCTTTTATGTTAAACGAAGCTGGTGTACCGTATTTAACACAAAAATATACCCGTAAAATTTGTAGCAATGCTTATGGAACCGATGCGTATGGATTATGTGGGAATGAAGATGTAGGGCAAATGTCTGCTTGGTATGTCTTGGCTTCAATAGGAATTCATCCTATAAACCCAGGAGATAATAAATATCAAATAACAAGTCCTGTTTTTAGTGATATTGAAATTAAACTAGACAGCAAATATTACACTGGAAAGACTTTTAAAATTATTGCCAATAATAATTCAGAAGAAAACATTTATATCCAATCTCTGAAATTGAATGGAAAACCATTGGATAGATTTTGGATTTCGCACGAAGAGATTACTCAAGGAGGTGTTTTAGAAATGCAAATGGGACCTGAACCAAAATTAAATTAA
- a CDS encoding sulfatase family protein — protein MRTLKLIVSFVLVTAYASAQQKPNILYIICDDLGYGDVQVLNPERGKILTPKIDAFAKESMTFTDAHSASAVCTPSRYAILTGRYSWRSRLQHGVLASGDELEPLIAEDLMTVPKMLKKAGYKTAAIGKWHLGFKFIDDEGNPVQVYDGKKVVGPAIGSTVPNGPVSRGFDSYIGFHHSRVMQTVIEDDKVVDKMPPIKMLQFLGDHAEGYITKASKTEEPFFMYLALNSPHSPVVPSEAWQGKSGMGAYADFVMETDDVVGRVLEALEKNGIAENTLVFFTSDNGCSAPVAKAGKLEKEFGHYPSANFRGYKSDIWEGAHRIPFIVRWPGKIEANSKNDKLICQTSLMATSAEIAGVDLGVNEGVDSYSILPMLENKKAKTDYNVVVHHSINGKFSLRNKKWKLELTPGSGGWSSPTDNKAIDENYPDIQLYNMKKDVEETINVYDKHSKLVKKMTAQLKEIVENGRTTSGALQQNDVTVDIYKKGKTVKKSGH, from the coding sequence ATGAGAACTTTAAAATTAATAGTATCATTTGTGTTGGTTACAGCGTATGCATCGGCACAACAAAAACCAAATATACTTTACATCATTTGTGATGATTTAGGCTATGGAGATGTACAAGTTTTAAATCCAGAAAGAGGAAAGATTTTAACACCAAAAATTGATGCTTTTGCAAAAGAATCTATGACGTTTACCGATGCGCATTCGGCTTCAGCAGTTTGTACGCCATCGCGATATGCTATTTTAACCGGGCGTTATTCTTGGCGTTCAAGGTTACAGCATGGTGTTTTAGCTAGTGGAGATGAATTAGAGCCTTTAATAGCAGAAGATTTAATGACCGTTCCAAAAATGCTTAAAAAAGCGGGATATAAAACAGCAGCTATTGGTAAGTGGCATCTTGGATTTAAATTTATTGATGATGAGGGAAACCCCGTTCAGGTTTACGATGGTAAAAAAGTTGTAGGCCCAGCAATTGGATCAACGGTGCCAAACGGGCCAGTTTCACGCGGTTTCGATTCTTATATTGGTTTTCACCATTCTAGAGTTATGCAAACAGTGATTGAAGATGATAAAGTAGTCGATAAAATGCCACCAATAAAAATGTTACAATTTTTGGGTGATCATGCAGAAGGTTATATAACAAAGGCATCTAAAACAGAAGAACCTTTCTTTATGTATTTAGCGTTAAATTCTCCACATAGTCCGGTTGTACCTTCTGAAGCTTGGCAAGGTAAAAGTGGTATGGGTGCTTACGCAGATTTTGTTATGGAAACCGATGATGTTGTGGGGCGTGTACTTGAGGCTTTAGAAAAAAATGGGATAGCAGAGAATACATTAGTTTTCTTTACAAGTGATAATGGCTGTTCTGCTCCTGTTGCAAAAGCAGGGAAATTAGAGAAAGAATTCGGGCATTACCCAAGTGCGAATTTTAGAGGATATAAATCTGATATTTGGGAAGGAGCACACCGTATACCTTTTATAGTGAGATGGCCAGGGAAGATTGAAGCCAATTCTAAAAATGATAAGCTAATTTGTCAAACGAGCTTAATGGCCACTTCAGCAGAAATTGCAGGAGTAGATTTAGGAGTAAATGAAGGTGTAGACTCATATAGTATTTTACCCATGTTAGAGAATAAAAAAGCAAAAACGGATTATAATGTGGTGGTACATCATTCTATAAATGGAAAATTTTCTCTCCGTAATAAAAAATGGAAATTAGAATTAACGCCGGGTTCTGGTGGATGGAGTAGTCCAACAGATAATAAAGCTATCGATGAAAACTATCCGGATATTCAGTTGTATAATATGAAAAAAGATGTTGAAGAAACCATTAATGTGTATGATAAACATTCGAAGCTTGTTAAAAAAATGACGGCACAATTAAAAGAAATTGTTGAAAATGGAAGAACAACTTCTGGGGCGTTACAACAAAATGATGTTACTGTAGATATTTACAAAAAAGGGAAGACTGTTAAGAAATCAGGACATTAA
- a CDS encoding beta-N-acetylhexosaminidase — MNKIVFFISIFLFSILVKAQENTFIPQPESVVFTSGGFHLNSDTKVYVPSKYITDLQSIVTSELAKDTGLDISIHKGKTKVNSNYILFQKVKDASIDPEGYVLEISTEKIIIKAKDYAGLFNGFQTLRQAIPVGANGATAIPSMMVTDNPRFHWRGVLLDVSRHFQTKAFVLKQIDVLSSYKINIFHLHLTDDQGWRIEIKKYPNLTKKGAWRADRTGIAWWSREHATADEPKTVGGFYTQEDLKDIIAYAKTRNVEIIPEIDVPAHSKALIAAYPHLFCYDEVPEGVNFEVAVGGKAPDNALCAGKETTYEFLEDVIKEVAALFPSNYLHIGGDECNKSNWKKCPHCQKVKEDNNLKDEEELQSYFIQRMHKIVTAQNKTMIGWDEVLSGNGVKGATIMAWRRGKHTPELQAPREGYPTIMTSYLHSYISRVQGPTIMEPEGPNSVLPLSVVYNHEPVPEELTPEEARLVLGNQASLWGEFTPTEEHFEYMLYPRTLASAEVSWSNPKVKNWERFQHALETSHFERLKREDVNVAKSLFTVYPAFGIDQLHSKAIVYLETEAVGYDIYYTTNGDDPTIKATKYEGDFTATPKSLLKAGLFNKTGDLLGEITEIRLK; from the coding sequence ATGAATAAAATAGTATTTTTTATATCAATTTTTCTCTTTTCTATATTAGTAAAGGCCCAAGAGAATACATTTATTCCACAACCAGAATCTGTCGTGTTTACTTCAGGAGGGTTTCATTTAAATAGCGATACTAAAGTATATGTACCTTCAAAATATATTACAGATTTACAATCTATTGTTACTTCAGAATTGGCTAAGGATACAGGTTTAGATATCTCTATTCATAAGGGTAAAACAAAAGTAAATTCAAATTATATACTTTTTCAGAAAGTTAAAGATGCTTCTATAGATCCTGAAGGTTATGTTTTAGAAATTTCAACAGAAAAAATCATTATTAAAGCGAAAGATTATGCAGGTTTATTTAACGGTTTTCAAACGTTAAGACAAGCTATTCCTGTTGGGGCAAATGGAGCAACTGCAATTCCAAGTATGATGGTGACTGATAATCCGCGTTTTCATTGGAGAGGTGTTTTATTAGATGTATCGCGTCATTTTCAAACGAAAGCATTTGTGTTAAAGCAAATCGATGTTTTGTCTTCATATAAAATAAATATTTTTCACTTGCATTTAACCGATGATCAAGGTTGGAGAATTGAAATTAAAAAATATCCAAACCTAACGAAAAAAGGAGCTTGGAGAGCAGATAGAACAGGAATAGCTTGGTGGAGTAGAGAACATGCTACTGCAGATGAACCCAAAACGGTTGGCGGTTTTTACACACAAGAAGATTTAAAAGATATTATCGCTTATGCTAAAACTAGAAATGTAGAAATTATACCAGAAATAGATGTTCCTGCGCACAGTAAAGCTTTAATAGCAGCGTACCCACATTTATTTTGTTATGATGAGGTACCAGAAGGTGTGAATTTTGAAGTTGCCGTTGGTGGTAAAGCACCTGACAATGCACTTTGTGCTGGTAAAGAAACAACCTATGAATTTCTTGAAGACGTGATTAAAGAAGTCGCTGCATTATTTCCATCAAACTATTTACATATTGGAGGAGATGAGTGTAACAAAAGCAATTGGAAAAAATGTCCACATTGCCAAAAAGTTAAAGAAGATAACAACTTAAAAGACGAAGAAGAGTTACAAAGTTATTTTATACAGAGAATGCATAAAATTGTAACTGCTCAAAACAAAACTATGATTGGTTGGGATGAGGTTTTAAGTGGTAATGGTGTTAAAGGTGCAACTATTATGGCGTGGCGTAGAGGTAAACACACACCAGAATTGCAAGCTCCAAGAGAAGGCTACCCAACAATAATGACGTCTTACTTGCATTCTTATATTAGCCGCGTTCAAGGGCCAACCATTATGGAGCCAGAAGGGCCAAATTCAGTATTGCCTTTATCAGTAGTTTATAATCATGAACCTGTTCCAGAAGAATTAACTCCGGAAGAAGCGCGTTTAGTTTTAGGGAATCAAGCCTCTTTATGGGGAGAATTTACACCAACTGAAGAACATTTTGAATACATGTTATACCCAAGAACTTTAGCTAGTGCCGAAGTATCTTGGAGCAATCCAAAAGTTAAAAATTGGGAGCGTTTTCAACATGCCTTAGAAACATCTCATTTTGAGCGGTTAAAACGAGAAGATGTCAATGTTGCTAAGAGTTTATTTACTGTATATCCAGCATTTGGAATAGACCAATTACACAGTAAAGCGATTGTGTATTTAGAAACTGAAGCTGTTGGTTACGATATTTATTATACCACAAATGGTGATGATCCAACCATAAAAGCAACTAAATATGAAGGTGATTTTACAGCAACACCAAAATCACTTTTAAAAGCAGGTTTGTTTAATAAAACAGGTGATTTATTAGGAGAAATAACGGAAATAAGATTAAAATAA